The proteins below are encoded in one region of Knoellia sp. S7-12:
- a CDS encoding ABC transporter permease, whose translation MIGLRDSITLARTKVRSKRIRLLITTIVSGLLFGLIGGGVLLFDGTAASVDRFAEQNLGGRYLVQGTPMLPSQEIYPNPADPQIRKEVETLHAAYLVERKAAAKKYGITDYDPKSEVQPVIDDPYGDPSIPADQRKTANPASVAWQRREAAALEKVRQSSKATPERYAADSRAAGATDTYEPRNLQHLGLTYLKDGREDLTGAAQTDQGSQQEPGFEGQEGDSSIGTSNYTIMDDDLVKAFIAEPNAARSTPKGIPILVPIDDVVATLGKSLSVTKRPKDSSGQVAWYRNVRAKANGVTFTACYRNQAENDRVEDARRIATEIAANKNTPGWVKPELVLELPTKACGPVTVASDTRSDREKLKDENQRAFDTQSAPEETPKAELLTFQIVGVLPTGQSGSGGLESLVSSIVGTTYGYGSIIPSRLLEALPEAERHSQLLAQQPVTSAESIMRFGPMGPEAAYISSFPTVDQAKAFISSYSCGEGEGFLDGGYYMECGKPFSVSTYGTSYLVVDDIGQQARPLLIGILGALFGVATIIIWAMMGRVIADSRRETAVFRAIGAKRSDIIKVYLLYSLWVALRIALFAALLAGAIVLVIETLFTRRATDAAQLAYGVFDGDATFHFFGTPSLLFWAILGGILAMALVAITPPLLRNIRRNPIRDMRDE comes from the coding sequence ATGATCGGCCTGCGCGACTCCATCACCCTGGCCCGCACCAAGGTCCGCTCCAAACGGATCCGGCTGCTCATCACGACCATCGTGTCCGGGCTGCTCTTCGGCCTCATCGGTGGCGGGGTGCTCCTCTTCGACGGCACAGCTGCCAGCGTCGACCGTTTTGCGGAGCAGAACCTCGGCGGTCGCTACCTCGTCCAGGGCACCCCGATGCTGCCCAGTCAGGAGATCTACCCGAACCCTGCCGACCCCCAGATCCGCAAGGAAGTCGAAACCCTGCACGCGGCATACCTGGTGGAACGCAAGGCGGCCGCCAAGAAGTACGGCATCACCGACTACGACCCGAAGTCCGAGGTGCAGCCGGTCATCGACGACCCCTACGGCGATCCGAGCATCCCGGCAGACCAGCGCAAGACCGCCAACCCCGCGTCGGTGGCGTGGCAGCGACGCGAGGCTGCCGCCCTCGAGAAGGTCCGTCAGAGCTCGAAGGCCACTCCCGAGAGATACGCCGCTGACTCGCGTGCAGCCGGCGCCACCGACACCTACGAGCCGAGGAACCTGCAGCATCTCGGCCTGACCTATCTCAAGGACGGACGCGAGGACCTCACCGGTGCCGCGCAGACCGACCAGGGGTCACAGCAGGAGCCCGGATTCGAGGGCCAGGAGGGCGATTCCAGCATCGGCACCTCGAACTACACCATCATGGATGACGACCTCGTCAAGGCGTTCATCGCCGAACCCAACGCGGCGCGGTCCACCCCCAAGGGCATCCCGATCCTCGTGCCCATCGACGACGTCGTCGCCACGCTCGGCAAGAGCCTCAGCGTGACCAAGCGCCCCAAGGACAGTTCGGGGCAGGTGGCCTGGTATCGCAACGTGCGCGCCAAGGCCAACGGCGTGACGTTCACCGCGTGCTATCGCAACCAGGCGGAGAACGACCGGGTCGAGGATGCACGCCGGATCGCCACCGAGATCGCGGCCAACAAGAACACCCCCGGCTGGGTCAAGCCGGAGCTCGTCCTCGAACTCCCGACCAAGGCCTGCGGACCGGTCACCGTCGCGTCCGACACCCGGAGCGATCGGGAGAAGCTGAAGGACGAGAACCAGCGCGCCTTCGACACCCAGTCCGCACCGGAGGAGACCCCGAAGGCGGAGCTGCTGACGTTCCAGATCGTGGGCGTCCTTCCCACCGGCCAGTCGGGCAGCGGCGGACTCGAGTCCCTCGTCTCCTCGATCGTCGGCACGACCTACGGCTACGGGTCGATCATTCCGTCACGACTGCTGGAAGCGCTGCCCGAGGCCGAGCGTCACTCGCAGCTCTTGGCCCAACAGCCGGTGACCTCCGCTGAGTCGATCATGAGGTTTGGACCGATGGGACCCGAGGCGGCCTACATCTCGTCCTTCCCCACGGTCGACCAGGCCAAGGCCTTCATCTCTTCCTACTCATGCGGTGAAGGGGAAGGCTTCCTCGACGGCGGCTACTACATGGAGTGCGGCAAGCCGTTCTCGGTCAGCACCTATGGCACGAGCTACCTCGTCGTCGACGACATCGGTCAACAGGCACGGCCGTTGCTCATCGGCATCCTCGGTGCGCTCTTCGGAGTGGCCACCATCATCATCTGGGCGATGATGGGCCGCGTCATCGCCGACTCCCGGCGTGAGACCGCCGTCTTTCGGGCCATCGGGGCGAAGCGCTCCGACATCATCAAGGTCTACCTGCTCTACTCACTGTGGGTGGCCCTGCGCATCGCCCTGTTTGCAGCCCTGCTGGCCGGCGCGATCGTCCTCGTCATCGAGACGCTGTTCACCCGCCGGGCGACGGATGCCGCCCAGCTGGCCTACGGAGTCTTCGACGGCGACGCGACGTTCCACTTCTTCGGGACCCCGTCCCTGCTGTTCTGGGCGATCCTCGGCGGAATCCTCGCCATGGCACTGGTGGCCATCACGCCACCACTCCTTCGCAACATCCGGCGCAACCCGATCCGGGACATGCGCGACGAGTGA
- a CDS encoding DUF664 domain-containing protein translates to MTIDEYLTLCDRALDGYAACVRELGDTHVNSPLTGVEGSNSAFALVAHVVGVMGRWGRTVNRGIVVPRDRDAEFTATGTVQQALELLEMGRARLHEDARAGDSAAPPANPPTGRDRGSHALRGPAYATQGAVLLHVYEELSQHLGQLEVTRDVLLAPD, encoded by the coding sequence GTGACCATCGACGAGTACCTCACCCTCTGCGACCGGGCTCTCGACGGGTATGCCGCGTGCGTGCGTGAGTTGGGCGATACGCACGTCAACAGTCCGCTCACCGGGGTGGAGGGCTCGAACTCGGCTTTCGCTCTCGTGGCCCACGTCGTCGGTGTCATGGGTCGGTGGGGACGCACCGTGAACCGCGGGATCGTCGTCCCACGCGATCGCGACGCGGAGTTCACGGCGACCGGGACGGTCCAGCAGGCGCTCGAACTCCTCGAGATGGGGCGAGCGCGCCTGCACGAGGACGCGCGGGCGGGTGACTCCGCAGCGCCTCCGGCGAACCCGCCCACGGGACGGGACCGCGGGTCCCACGCTCTGCGTGGGCCGGCATACGCGACGCAGGGAGCCGTGCTCCTGCACGTCTACGAGGAGCTCTCCCAGCACCTCGGCCAGCTCGAGGTCACCCGCGACGTGCTCCTGGCCCCCGACTGA
- a CDS encoding glycosyltransferase, with product MTLLVISPDYASHLLPLATIGTAWADAGERVVVATGPATDAIVTRFGFEREDLQLGRGSNPGVIRAEDQPRGEDEALRGFFAATRLGAVPTLMFQAAARGDDLLWEPLRVAREVQRVVDRVRPDHVIVDHLAFSARLALSGTGVRHADVVLGHPSALTVGREVYGHPPAWPRNLLPDSNDLADLRRRCESVREAFTHQWNDVLATLDPGAHASEDAFAETGDVLLLNYPGELHPPERTALLGRHAFLGSAVRTEEPDPEVDAWLRREEGPIVYVSLGSFLSVRSDVLARIVEALRSLDVRVALATGSTSPDALGPIPAPWLVRAELPQVTLLGRAGFAVSHGGNNSVTEALTAGVPLLLLPFSTDQFAGAASLETAGLGQVLDPNSATPEELRAAAVRLLSLNPDAAVLLAQLSEDLTGTPGAQRARAALLAHDEEPRVAAHPPATGGARS from the coding sequence GTGACGCTGCTCGTCATCAGCCCTGACTACGCCTCCCACCTGCTGCCGCTCGCCACGATCGGGACCGCCTGGGCCGACGCCGGCGAGCGCGTCGTCGTCGCGACCGGTCCCGCGACGGACGCCATCGTGACGAGGTTCGGCTTCGAGCGGGAGGACCTGCAGCTGGGTCGTGGTTCCAATCCCGGGGTGATCCGTGCCGAGGACCAGCCCCGGGGTGAGGACGAGGCCCTGCGCGGGTTCTTTGCCGCCACCAGGCTCGGGGCCGTCCCGACCCTGATGTTCCAGGCAGCCGCCCGCGGCGACGACCTCCTCTGGGAACCGTTGCGGGTCGCTCGCGAGGTGCAACGCGTCGTCGATCGGGTGCGGCCCGACCACGTCATCGTCGACCACCTCGCATTCAGTGCACGGCTGGCGCTGTCGGGCACGGGAGTGCGTCACGCCGATGTCGTCCTGGGACATCCCTCGGCCCTGACCGTCGGTCGCGAGGTCTACGGTCACCCGCCCGCCTGGCCACGCAACCTACTGCCCGACTCGAACGACCTCGCAGACCTGCGCCGTCGCTGCGAGAGCGTGCGTGAAGCCTTCACCCACCAGTGGAACGACGTGCTCGCCACGCTTGACCCGGGGGCGCACGCAAGCGAGGACGCCTTCGCCGAGACCGGAGACGTCCTGCTGCTCAACTACCCCGGGGAGCTCCACCCTCCCGAGCGGACCGCACTGTTGGGTCGCCACGCATTCCTCGGTTCCGCCGTCCGCACCGAGGAGCCGGACCCGGAGGTGGACGCCTGGCTGCGCAGGGAGGAAGGGCCGATCGTCTATGTGAGTCTCGGCAGCTTCCTCTCCGTCCGCTCCGACGTGTTGGCCCGCATTGTCGAGGCCCTGCGCAGCCTGGACGTCCGCGTCGCACTGGCCACCGGATCCACGTCGCCCGACGCGCTGGGCCCGATACCGGCGCCCTGGTTGGTTCGTGCCGAGCTCCCGCAGGTCACGCTGCTGGGCCGCGCCGGGTTCGCGGTCTCACACGGGGGCAACAACAGCGTCACCGAGGCGTTGACCGCTGGGGTCCCACTGCTGCTCCTGCCGTTCTCGACCGACCAGTTCGCCGGCGCCGCCTCGCTCGAGACGGCCGGTCTGGGCCAGGTGCTCGACCCCAACTCGGCCACCCCGGAGGAGCTGCGGGCCGCCGCCGTGCGTCTGCTCTCCCTGAACCCCGACGCAGCGGTCCTTCTAGCGCAGTTGTCAGAGGACCTCACCGGCACCCCGGGCGCCCAGCGAGCCCGCGCGGCACTGCTCGCTCACGACGAGGAACCCCGTGTGGCAGCGCACCCGCCGGCCACAGGTGGTGCCCGGTCCTAG
- a CDS encoding glycosyltransferase, with amino-acid sequence MTSTLLAPTLGMLDAVRTATSMLGAIELIDRLVDSVRHDGEESMSTLRDAIEDDTDQVTAIAAVHAAAAGGAAMARALVVPLLTSPTPFLREHATWALRSCPPLPDAVPPLRDTLGEGGFVGMLAEATLEAWGIVEPDDDVVADPPHLRPDDPGQPGQAGQPGITVAQLFLHADIDGSLMHAGKGDTGGIATLLVHLGDSLVTDPRVSRVLTLSRSHHEDARVPDDVLAPGHHYVGVPLPGPVRSTADTWPLRVATRRGLRRALSAAAPVDVLHLRMADVGSWAAAEVADEMGIPTVLTLAPDPHALVAAREASGALTRATFGEADHTEHLVFRIRLLRDLASRAARLVVFPRPQLDHDLRNLLHLDPDAHDRPPTVVPEGIDLAPLDRAAQEVRDADRGLEVPAATGRTLAELDALLSALPPERRGLPLAITVGRLHRVKGMATLVDAWANDSTCAQRCNLLVVGGDLDDPSGDEAEQLARIDATVSRSEAVERGLLLAGHRPNGVVATWLAAVRLGRPGLSGPGGVYVSASLKEEFGIAILEAMASGLVVVAPREGGPATFVEPGVTGLLVDTTAPDVLAGAVATALDIAAAPDAVSRADYARSVVADKFSIATMASSLAALYTEVSRDAARHQP; translated from the coding sequence GTGACTTCCACGCTCTTGGCGCCGACCCTCGGGATGCTGGACGCGGTGCGTACCGCAACCTCCATGCTCGGGGCGATCGAGCTCATCGACCGGCTGGTGGATTCGGTGCGCCACGACGGAGAAGAGTCGATGTCGACACTGCGCGACGCCATCGAGGACGACACCGACCAGGTCACGGCCATCGCTGCGGTGCATGCGGCCGCAGCCGGCGGAGCAGCCATGGCCCGCGCGCTCGTGGTGCCCCTGCTGACCTCGCCTACGCCCTTCCTGCGCGAGCACGCCACGTGGGCACTGCGCTCGTGCCCCCCCCTCCCGGATGCCGTCCCTCCGCTGCGCGACACCCTCGGGGAGGGGGGCTTTGTCGGCATGCTCGCCGAGGCGACCCTCGAGGCGTGGGGGATCGTCGAGCCCGACGACGATGTCGTCGCAGACCCCCCGCACCTGCGTCCCGACGACCCCGGCCAGCCCGGCCAGGCCGGCCAGCCCGGCATCACGGTCGCCCAGCTGTTTCTCCATGCCGACATCGATGGAAGCCTGATGCACGCGGGCAAGGGGGACACTGGAGGGATCGCCACCCTGCTCGTGCACTTGGGGGACTCACTGGTGACCGACCCAAGGGTTTCGCGGGTGCTGACCCTCTCGCGCAGCCACCATGAGGACGCTCGGGTCCCCGACGACGTGCTGGCCCCCGGTCACCACTACGTCGGCGTGCCCCTGCCAGGACCGGTCCGGTCCACCGCCGACACCTGGCCGCTGCGGGTCGCCACCCGACGGGGGCTGCGCCGAGCACTCAGCGCCGCAGCCCCCGTCGACGTCCTGCACCTGCGCATGGCCGATGTCGGGTCGTGGGCCGCAGCCGAGGTCGCGGACGAGATGGGCATCCCCACCGTGCTGACCCTCGCACCCGACCCGCACGCCCTGGTCGCGGCGCGAGAGGCGTCTGGTGCTCTCACCCGTGCCACGTTCGGCGAGGCGGACCACACCGAACACCTCGTCTTCCGCATCCGACTCCTGCGCGACCTCGCCTCTCGTGCCGCGCGCCTGGTCGTCTTCCCGCGGCCACAGCTGGACCACGACCTCCGCAACCTCCTGCACCTCGACCCCGATGCCCACGACCGACCCCCCACGGTCGTCCCCGAGGGCATCGACCTCGCCCCGCTCGACCGCGCCGCCCAGGAGGTGCGGGACGCTGATCGCGGCCTCGAAGTACCCGCAGCCACCGGGCGCACTCTCGCCGAGCTCGACGCGTTGCTCTCGGCACTGCCCCCAGAACGCCGAGGGCTCCCGCTGGCCATCACCGTGGGGCGCCTGCACCGGGTGAAGGGCATGGCGACCCTCGTGGACGCGTGGGCGAACGACTCCACCTGTGCGCAGCGCTGCAACCTGCTCGTCGTCGGAGGCGACCTCGACGACCCTTCCGGCGACGAGGCCGAGCAACTCGCCCGGATCGACGCGACGGTCTCGCGCAGTGAGGCCGTCGAACGTGGTCTGCTGCTCGCGGGCCACCGGCCGAATGGGGTGGTCGCCACGTGGCTGGCGGCCGTCCGGCTGGGGAGGCCCGGTCTGAGCGGCCCGGGCGGGGTGTACGTCTCAGCCAGCCTCAAGGAGGAGTTCGGCATCGCCATCCTCGAGGCCATGGCGTCCGGGCTCGTCGTGGTCGCCCCCCGAGAGGGTGGCCCGGCGACCTTCGTCGAGCCAGGTGTGACAGGTCTGCTCGTCGACACGACCGCACCGGACGTCCTGGCAGGGGCCGTGGCGACGGCGCTGGACATTGCTGCTGCTCCAGACGCGGTCTCACGCGCGGACTACGCCCGGAGCGTCGTGGCCGACAAGTTCAGCATCGCCACAATGGCCTCATCGCTCGCCGCGCTCTACACGGAGGTCTCACGTGACGCTGCTCGTCATCAGCCCTGA
- a CDS encoding long-chain fatty acid--CoA ligase, translated as MGSTESNLASNLVRTAQAMPDRPALKVNGQDISYQQLHAMAAKLAGTLRASGIEPGDRVALILPNVPAFPVAFFATLLAGGVVVPMNPLLKSGEIDFFFTNSGAKIAFVWPDFVDEATKGAANSGTKIVECGPLGPVEGALGTGDLISEPIWEPTEREGDDTAIILYTSGTTGRPKGAELTHDNVSLNAMRCAEVIQELSEDDVIMGCLPLFHVFGLVVGLNAAVRVGASLALIPRFDPAAAIKVIGDEKVTVMQGVPTMYAAILNHPDADDLDASSLRTCASGGSAMPLEVMKAFEEKFGCVILEGYGLSETSPVASFNLPGHERKPGTIGLAIPGCEMRVIDIDGAEVEHGEVGEIAIRGDNVMKGYWANPEATAEAIPDGWFRTGDLATEDDEGYFTIVDRKKDMILRGGMNVYPREVEEVIYQHPDVLEVAVVAVPDDLLGEQVGAGVVLREGSTATTEDIIAFTKERIAAYKYPRNVWLLGELPKGPTGKILRREVKAPAAQ; from the coding sequence ATGGGTAGCACAGAGTCCAACCTCGCTTCGAACCTCGTCCGCACCGCCCAAGCGATGCCGGACCGGCCCGCGCTGAAGGTCAACGGGCAGGACATCAGCTACCAGCAGCTGCACGCGATGGCGGCCAAGCTCGCAGGGACGTTGCGCGCCAGCGGAATCGAGCCCGGTGACCGGGTCGCGCTCATCCTTCCCAATGTCCCCGCCTTCCCCGTTGCGTTCTTCGCCACCCTCCTGGCAGGCGGCGTCGTCGTCCCGATGAACCCGCTGCTCAAGTCCGGTGAGATCGACTTCTTCTTCACCAACTCCGGAGCCAAGATCGCGTTCGTGTGGCCGGACTTCGTCGATGAGGCCACCAAGGGTGCCGCGAACTCGGGCACCAAGATCGTCGAGTGCGGTCCCCTCGGCCCGGTCGAAGGCGCATTGGGCACAGGAGATTTGATCTCTGAACCCATTTGGGAGCCCACTGAGCGTGAGGGTGACGACACCGCGATCATCCTCTACACGTCCGGCACCACCGGTCGGCCCAAGGGTGCCGAGCTCACCCACGACAACGTGAGCCTCAACGCCATGCGCTGCGCCGAGGTCATCCAGGAGCTCTCCGAGGACGACGTGATCATGGGCTGCCTGCCCCTCTTCCACGTCTTCGGTCTCGTCGTCGGCCTCAACGCCGCAGTGCGCGTCGGCGCTTCACTCGCGCTCATCCCGCGGTTCGACCCGGCCGCGGCGATCAAGGTCATCGGCGACGAGAAGGTCACCGTGATGCAGGGCGTTCCGACGATGTATGCCGCGATCCTCAACCACCCGGACGCCGACGACCTCGACGCGTCCTCGCTGCGCACCTGTGCCTCTGGAGGCTCGGCGATGCCGCTCGAGGTCATGAAGGCCTTCGAGGAGAAGTTCGGCTGCGTCATCCTCGAGGGTTACGGCCTGTCCGAGACGTCGCCGGTGGCGTCGTTCAACCTGCCCGGTCACGAGCGCAAGCCCGGCACAATCGGCCTGGCGATCCCGGGCTGCGAGATGCGCGTCATCGACATCGACGGTGCCGAGGTCGAGCACGGTGAGGTCGGCGAGATCGCCATCCGCGGCGACAACGTCATGAAGGGCTACTGGGCCAATCCCGAGGCGACCGCCGAGGCGATCCCGGACGGGTGGTTCCGCACCGGCGACCTGGCAACCGAGGACGACGAGGGCTACTTCACCATCGTTGACCGCAAGAAGGACATGATCCTGCGCGGTGGGATGAACGTCTATCCGCGTGAGGTCGAGGAGGTCATCTACCAGCACCCCGACGTCCTCGAGGTGGCAGTTGTCGCCGTGCCGGACGACCTGCTGGGTGAGCAGGTCGGGGCCGGGGTCGTCCTGCGCGAGGGATCGACCGCGACGACGGAAGACATCATCGCGTTCACCAAGGAGCGCATCGCCGCCTACAAGTACCCGCGCAACGTCTGGCTCCTGGGCGAGCTGCCGAAGGGTCCGACCGGCAAGATCCTGCGTCGCGAGGTCAAGGCGCCTGCTGCCCAGTGA
- a CDS encoding DMT family transporter, which yields MSPAPRVPWQAKFFALVLIWGSSFLLMKVGLESLSAVQIAALRLVTGAATILILLWMRGGSLPRERWVWGHLIVTGLLLGTLPFMLFALSETRVSSALAGIGNATTPIATVLATMAFLPGARVTRNKVIAIVIGFIGVLTIMQPWTSARPDLVGFGMALAGGVCYGVGWTYNRRFLARADLGGLSQPAATLLMGCVLMVPVVVVWGALQPDGFGSIWAYDRARLGTSQIEAGSAGGGWVWLPLLCILALGIIGTGAAYILQFDVVRGAGPVIGSTITYLIPIVSVLLGVLVLGESLGAFEVIGFVIVLVAAGVINAPARRSATSVAIPEVAPAAPHT from the coding sequence ATGTCACCCGCGCCCAGGGTCCCGTGGCAGGCCAAGTTCTTTGCGCTCGTCCTCATCTGGGGATCGAGCTTCCTGCTCATGAAGGTCGGACTCGAATCGCTCTCGGCCGTGCAGATCGCGGCGCTGCGGCTCGTCACCGGCGCAGCCACGATTCTCATCCTGCTCTGGATGCGCGGTGGCTCGCTCCCGCGCGAGCGCTGGGTGTGGGGACACCTCATCGTCACCGGATTGCTGCTCGGCACACTGCCGTTCATGTTGTTCGCCCTCTCCGAGACCCGTGTGAGCTCGGCCCTTGCCGGCATCGGCAACGCGACGACGCCCATCGCGACCGTGCTCGCGACGATGGCGTTCCTGCCGGGTGCGCGCGTGACGAGGAACAAGGTCATCGCCATCGTCATCGGCTTCATCGGCGTCCTCACGATCATGCAGCCGTGGACGTCGGCACGCCCCGACCTCGTCGGCTTCGGGATGGCTCTCGCCGGCGGCGTCTGCTACGGCGTCGGGTGGACCTACAACCGCCGGTTCCTTGCCCGCGCCGACCTCGGCGGCCTGAGCCAGCCGGCTGCGACGTTGCTCATGGGCTGTGTGCTGATGGTTCCTGTCGTCGTGGTGTGGGGTGCGCTCCAGCCGGATGGGTTCGGATCGATCTGGGCCTATGACCGGGCGCGCCTCGGCACGTCCCAGATCGAGGCGGGCAGTGCCGGTGGTGGCTGGGTGTGGTTGCCACTCCTCTGCATCCTGGCGCTCGGAATCATCGGGACGGGCGCGGCATACATCCTGCAGTTCGACGTCGTCCGAGGGGCCGGCCCGGTCATCGGTTCGACGATCACCTATCTCATCCCGATCGTGTCGGTGCTGCTCGGTGTGCTCGTCCTGGGAGAGTCCCTCGGGGCGTTCGAAGTGATCGGCTTCGTCATCGTCCTTGTGGCAGCGGGCGTCATCAACGCACCCGCGCGACGATCGGCCACCTCGGTGGCGATCCCCGAGGTGGCCCCCGCCGCGCCGCACACCTGA
- a CDS encoding methionine synthase: protein MTHVSGIGSWPGESSREAIITVRDLLADVDGLGLPYLPELPSRGPGSDIIGRSAALLADLSVDLQPSGWRFTDRPGRDMSRARALVREDLDELAEAYDGYAGPLKIQVAGPWTLAASIELNRGERSVTDEGARRDVVASLAEGLRQHAAEVQRLVPGAVLTVQIDEPSVLSVLRGVLPTASGYGRVRAVDRAEVARGIQEVCDAHAGDVVLHSCHPGAPVELLASTGVTALALDLTDASPQRWEAIAAAVESGTHLWAGVVPTTAVTSAADAVRTATAHVVDGFSRVGLPLSALADVTVTPTCGLPELTPQGAVDVQRVAINVARELTDREHN, encoded by the coding sequence GTGACCCACGTTTCCGGAATCGGCTCCTGGCCCGGTGAGTCGTCGCGCGAAGCCATCATCACGGTCCGCGACCTGCTCGCTGACGTCGATGGCCTCGGCCTGCCCTATCTGCCCGAACTGCCCTCTCGTGGGCCGGGATCCGACATCATCGGTCGGTCCGCGGCGCTGCTCGCCGACCTCTCGGTCGACCTGCAGCCGTCCGGGTGGCGCTTCACCGACCGCCCCGGTCGGGACATGTCCCGCGCCCGAGCGCTCGTGCGCGAGGACCTCGACGAGCTTGCTGAGGCCTACGACGGGTATGCCGGTCCGCTCAAGATCCAGGTCGCCGGCCCCTGGACGCTTGCCGCCTCCATCGAATTGAACCGGGGGGAGCGTTCGGTCACCGACGAGGGCGCCCGCCGGGACGTCGTCGCGTCCCTGGCCGAGGGTCTTCGCCAGCATGCCGCGGAGGTCCAACGGCTCGTCCCCGGAGCGGTTCTCACGGTGCAGATCGACGAGCCGTCCGTCCTGTCGGTCCTGAGAGGTGTGCTGCCGACCGCGTCCGGCTATGGACGTGTCCGTGCCGTCGACCGCGCGGAGGTGGCACGCGGCATACAAGAAGTTTGCGATGCGCACGCGGGTGACGTCGTCCTGCACTCGTGCCACCCGGGAGCCCCGGTGGAGTTGCTCGCGTCCACTGGAGTCACTGCCCTTGCCCTCGACCTCACGGACGCGTCTCCGCAACGCTGGGAGGCCATTGCGGCGGCCGTCGAGTCCGGCACCCACCTGTGGGCCGGGGTCGTGCCGACGACGGCGGTCACCTCTGCAGCCGATGCGGTTCGGACCGCAACGGCACATGTCGTCGACGGCTTCTCGCGCGTCGGGCTGCCGCTCTCCGCGCTCGCCGATGTCACCGTCACACCGACCTGCGGGCTCCCGGAACTCACGCCTCAGGGAGCCGTGGACGTTCAACGGGTGGCGATCAATGTCGCCCGTGAGCTGACCGACAGGGAGCACAACTGA
- a CDS encoding pyridoxamine 5'-phosphate oxidase family protein, with protein MPEVTLNRLRERGSTEREVLDAILDDVLAGTLSTVVDGEPWVVPMLFARQGDRILLHGSTGAGALRHVAAGAPAALAVVAVDALVVGHTTFDSSANYRSAVVYGDLTPLSDEDRTVALDAVSERLIPGRTGEVRPMTRQEIAKTSVMALPISQGRFMTKTRTGQASVPGEETDAWHGVVELRTVALEPVSAPTSTACEVPQSVRDFASARVLA; from the coding sequence ATGCCAGAGGTCACCCTGAATCGTCTCCGCGAACGCGGGAGCACCGAACGTGAGGTGCTCGACGCGATCCTCGATGACGTGCTCGCGGGCACCCTCAGCACTGTTGTCGACGGTGAGCCCTGGGTGGTGCCGATGCTCTTTGCCCGTCAGGGAGACCGCATTCTCCTGCACGGTTCCACCGGTGCCGGGGCCCTGCGTCACGTGGCAGCCGGAGCGCCCGCCGCACTGGCGGTCGTTGCAGTGGACGCGCTCGTCGTCGGCCACACGACTTTCGACTCGTCGGCGAACTACCGCTCGGCAGTCGTCTATGGAGACCTCACACCGTTGAGCGACGAGGATCGCACTGTCGCCCTGGACGCGGTGTCGGAGCGACTCATCCCGGGACGGACGGGCGAGGTCCGCCCGATGACCCGTCAGGAGATCGCCAAGACCTCGGTCATGGCCCTGCCGATCTCGCAGGGGCGTTTCATGACCAAGACCCGGACCGGCCAGGCCAGCGTGCCCGGCGAGGAGACCGACGCCTGGCACGGCGTCGTCGAGCTGCGCACCGTGGCCCTCGAGCCTGTGTCAGCGCCGACCTCCACCGCCTGCGAGGTCCCGCAGTCGGTGCGTGACTTCGCCAGTGCGAGGGTTCTCGCGTGA